From Coraliomargarita sinensis, a single genomic window includes:
- a CDS encoding YceI family protein, which yields MKNPITGKNIPVFLLLALAAAVSPFLSAAQAEGSEKLVFSSESEDSGKILITGTSSLHDWEIVGKNIAGSLTVTTTKNGERDLEVSLPVEAQVKIPVKSLESGKGIMDKKMFKALEGKKHENVLFVLDSLEIVEADPDPEKANLQVLNVKAKGKLSIAGETRWIQFPAAIDWDAAKKLVSVSGETDIRMTDFGIDPPTALLGTLKTGNEVKVSFSWTPKLQ from the coding sequence ATGAAAAATCCTATCACAGGTAAAAATATTCCCGTTTTTCTGCTCCTTGCCCTCGCCGCGGCCGTCTCGCCCTTCTTATCGGCAGCCCAGGCAGAGGGGTCTGAAAAACTTGTCTTTTCGAGCGAATCGGAAGACTCCGGAAAGATTCTTATCACCGGCACCTCCTCGCTCCATGACTGGGAAATTGTCGGGAAAAACATCGCCGGCAGTTTGACGGTCACCACGACTAAAAATGGAGAGCGTGACCTTGAGGTTAGCCTCCCCGTTGAAGCTCAGGTGAAAATCCCGGTGAAAAGCCTCGAGAGCGGCAAGGGCATCATGGACAAAAAGATGTTCAAGGCGCTGGAGGGAAAGAAGCACGAAAACGTGCTCTTCGTCCTGGACTCGCTGGAAATCGTGGAGGCCGATCCGGATCCGGAAAAGGCAAACCTCCAGGTGCTCAACGTCAAAGCGAAGGGCAAACTGAGTATTGCCGGTGAAACCCGCTGGATACAGTTCCCCGCTGCAATTGATTGGGACGCCGCCAAAAAGCTGGTAAGTGTCTCAGGAGAGACGGATATCCGTATGACGGATTTCGGGATCGATCCTCCGACGGCGCTTCTGGGAACCTTGAAAACCGGTAATGAAGTTAAGGTCTCCTTTTCCTGGACGC